The Paramisgurnus dabryanus chromosome 6, PD_genome_1.1, whole genome shotgun sequence genome has a window encoding:
- the LOC141282323 gene encoding uncharacterized protein has product MTVSPTTNTVAPTTVSPTTTTAVTTTVSPTTTTTVPPTTTTTVPPTTTTVAPTTVPPTTTTAATTTTTVSSTTTTAAPKTTTMSPTTTTAAPTTTTVSPSNTTVAPTTTTVSPTTTTVTPTTTTMSPTSTTAAPTTTTVSPSTTTVAPMTTTVSPTTTTVAPTTVSPTTTTVAPTTTTVSPMTTTVAPTTTTVSPTTTTAAPTIKSTTSSPTTMTVSPTTTTVAPTTVSPSTTTAAPTTVSPTTTTPVTTTVSPTTTTTVPPTTTTTVPPTTTTVAPTTVTPTTTTAATTTTTVSPTTTTAAPKTTTMSPTTTTAAPTITTVSPSTTTVAPTTTTVSPTTTTVATTTKSTTAAPTTVSPTTTTVATTTTTVSPTTTTVAPTTMSPTTTTVAPTTTTVSPMTTTVAPTTKTVSPTTTTAAPTIKSTTSSPTTMTVSPTTTTVAPMTVSPTTTTAASTTVSPTATTAVTTTVSPTTTTTVPPTTTTTVPPTTTTTVPPTTTTTVPPTTTTVAPTTMTPTTTTAATTTTTVSSTTTTAAPKTKTMSPTTTKAAPTTTTVSPSTNTVAPTTTTVSPTTTTVTPTKTTMSPTTTTAAPKTTTVSPSTTTVAPTTTTVSPTTTTDAPTTKTVSPTTTTAAPTTESTTAAPTTTTVSPTTTTVATTTKSTTAAPTTVSPTTTTVATTTTTVSPTTTTVAPTTVSPTTTTVAPTTTTVSPMTTTVAPTTTTVSPTTTTAAPTIKSTTSSPTTMTVSPTTTTVAPTTLSQTTTTAAPTTVSPTATTAVTTTVSPTTTTIVPPTPTTTVPPTTTTTVPPTTTTVAPTTVSPTTTTAAPKTTTMSPTTTTADPTTTTVSPSTTTVAPTTTTVSPTTTTVTTTTMSPTTVSPTATTAVTTTVSPTTTTIVPPTTTTTVPPTTTTTVPPTTTTVAPTTVTPTTTTAATTTTTVSPTTTTAAPKTTTMSPTTTTADPTTTTVSPSTTTVAPTTVSPTTTTVTTTTMSPTTTTAAPTTTTVSPSTTTVAPTTVSPTTTTAAPTTVSPTATTAVTLTVSPTTTTTVPPTTTTTVPPTTTTVAPTTVTPTTTTAATTTTTVSSTTTTAAPKTTTMSPTTTTAAPTTTTVSPSNTTVAPTTMTVSPTTTTVTPTTTTMSQTSTTAAPTTTTVSPSTTTVAPTTTTVSPTTTTDAPTTTTVSPTTTTAAPTTESTTAAPTTTTVSPTTTTVATTTATVSPTTITVAPTTVSPTTTTSTTSSPKTMTVSPTTTTVAPTTVSPTTTTAAPTTVSPTATTPVTTTVSPTTTMTVPPTTTTTVPPTTTTVAPTTVTPTTTTAATTTTTVSPTTTTAAPKTTTMSPTTTTVATTTKSTTAAPTTVSPTTTTVATTTTTVSPTTTTVAPTTMSPTTTTVAPTTTTTVSPTTTTAAPTIKSTTSSPTTMTVSPTTTTVAPMTVSPTTTTAASTTVSPTATTAVTTTVSPTTTTTVPPTTTTTVPPTTTTTVPPTTTTTVPPTTTTVAPTTVTPTTTTAATTTTTVSPTTTTDAPKTTTMSPTTTTAAPTTTTLSPSTNTVAPTTTTVSPTTTTVTPTTMSPTTTTAAPTTTTVSPTTTTDAPTTTTVSPTTTTAAPTTESTTAAPTTTTVSPTTTTVATTTKSTTAAPTTVSPTTTTVATTTTTVSPTTTTVAPTTVSPTTTTSTTSSPTTMTVSPTTTTVAPTTVSPTTTTAAPTTVSPTATTAVTTTVSPTTTTIVPPTTTTTVPPTTTTTVPPTTTTVAPTTVAPTTTTAATTTTTVSPTTTTAAPKTTTMSPTTTTADPTTTTVSPSTTTVAPTTTTVSPTTTTVTTTTMSPTTTTAAPTTTTVSPSTTTVAPTTVSPTTTTAAPTTVSPTATTAVTLTVSPTTTTTVPPTTTTTVPPTTTTVAPTTVTPTTTTAATTTTTVSSTTTTAAPETTTMSPTTTTAAPTSTTVSPSNTTVAPTTMTVSPTTTTVTPTTMSPTSTTAAPTTTTASPSTTTVAPTTTTVSPTTTTDAPTTVSPTTTTAAPTTESTTAAPTTTTVSPTTTTVATTTTTVSPTTITVAPTTVCPNNKVNHIKPNNNYSVTKQHHSCPNDNDSVTHHHHSYPNDNVTNLHHSCPNNNDSITKHHHSCPNDNNSVTNNHNRCPNDNDSVTNHHHSCPNNRVNHSSPNDNDSVTHNHHCCHNDNNSVTNDHHSCPNDRLPQRQCHQPQPQLPQRQCHQPPPHQSQRQCHPPPQ; this is encoded by the exons ATGACAGTGTCACCCACCACCAACACAGTTGCACCAACGACAGTGTCACCAACCACAACCACAGCAGTCACAACGACAGTGTCACCCACCACCACAACGACAGTGCCACCCACCACCACAACGACAGTGccaccaaccaccacaacagttgctccaacgacagtgccaccaaccaccaccacagctgCCACAACAACAACGACAGTGTCATCAACGACCACCACAGCTGCCCCAAAAACAACGACAATGtcaccaaccaccaccacagctgCCCCAACAACAACTACAGTGTCACCAAGCAACACCACGGTTGCCCCAACGACAACGACAGTGTCAcccaccaccaccacagttaCCCCAACGACAACGACAATGTCACCAACCTCCACCACAGCTGCCCCAACAACAACGACAGTGTCACCAAGcaccaccacagttgccccAATGACAACAACAGTgtcaccaacaaccacaacagttgccccaacGACCGTGTCACccacgaccacaacagttgcccctacgacaacgacagtgtcacccatgaccacaacagttgcccctacgacaacgacagtgtcacccacaaccacaacagctgcccCAACAATAAAGTCAACCACATCAAGCCCAACGACAATGACAGTGTCACCCACCACCACTACAGTTGCCCCAACGACAGTGTCACCAAGCACAACCACAGCTGCCCCAACGACAGTGtcaccaaccaccaccacaccAGTCACAACGACAGTGTCACCCACCACCACAACGACAGTGCCACCCACCACCACAACGACAGTGccaccaaccaccacaacagttgctccaacgacagtgacaccaaccaccaccacagctgCCACAACAACAACGACAGTGTCACCAACGACCACCACAGCTGCCCCAAAAACAACGACAATGtcaccaaccaccaccacagctgCCCCAACAATAACTACAGTGTCACCAAGcaccaccacagttgccccaacgacaacgacagtgtcacccacaaccaccacagttgccacaacaacaaagtcaaccACAGCAGCCCCAACGACAGTGTCACCGACAACCACCACTGTTGCCACAACGACAACAACAGTGTCACCAACGACCACCACAGTTGCCCCAACGACCATGTCACccacgaccacaacagttgcccctacgacaacgacagtgtcacccatgaccacaacagttgcccctACGACAAAGACAGTGTCACccacaaccacaacagctgcccCAACAATAAAGTCAACCACATCAAGCCCAACGACAATGACAGTGTCAcccaccaccaccacagttgccccAATGACAGTGTCACCAACCACAACCACAGCTGCCTCAACGACAGTGTCACCAACCGCCACCACAGCAGTCACAACGACAGTGTCACCCACCACCACAACGACAGTGCCACCCACCACCACAACGACAGTGCCACCAACCACCACAACGACAGTGCCACCAACCACCACAACGACAGTGccaccaaccaccacaacagttgctccaacgacaatgacaccaaccaccaccacagctgCCACAACAACAACGACAGTGTCATCAACGACCACCACAGCTGCCCCAAAAACAAAGACAATGTCACCAACCACCACCAAAGCTGCCCCAACAACAACTACAGTGTCACCAAGCACCAACACAGTTGCCCCAACGACAACGACAGTGTCAcccaccaccaccacagttaCCCCAACGAAAACGACAATGtcaccaaccaccaccacagctgCCCCAAAAACAACGACAGTGTCACCAAGcaccaccacagttgccccAACGACAACAACAGTgtcaccaacaaccacaacagatGCCCCAACGACAAAGACAGTGTCACCCACCACCACCACAGCTGCCCCAACAACAGAGTCAACCACAGCAGCCCCAACGACAACGACAGTGTCACCcacaaccaccacagttgccaCAACAACAAAATCAACAACAGCAGCCCCAACGACAGTGTCACCGACAACCACCACTGTTGCCACAACGACAACAACAGTGTCACCAACGACCACCACAGTTGCCCCAACAACTGTGTCACccacgaccacaacagttgcccctacgacaacgacagtgtcacccatgaccacaacagttgcccctacgacaacgacagtgtcacccacaaccacaacagctgcccCAACAATAAAGTCCACCACATCAAGCCCAACGACAATGACAGTGTCAcccaccaccaccacagttgccccAACGACATTGTCACAAACCACAACCACAGCTGCCCCAACGACAGTGTCACCAACCGCCACCACAGCAGTCACAACGACAGTGTCACCCACCACCACAACGATAGTGCCACCCACCCCCACAACGACAGTGCCACCCACCACCACAACGACAGTGccaccaaccaccacaacagttgctccaacgacagTGTCACCAACGACAACCACAGCTGCCCCAAAAACAACGACAATGtcaccaaccaccaccacagctgACCCAACAACAACTACAGTGTCACCAAGcaccaccacagttgccccaacgacaacgacagtgtcacccaccaccaccacagttaccacaacgACAATGTCACCAACGACAGTGTCACCAACCGCCACCACAGCAGTCACAACGACAGTGTCACCCACCACCACAACGATAGTGCCACCCACCACCACAACGACAGTGCCACCCACCACCACAACGACAGTGccaccaaccaccacaacagttgctccaacgacagtgacaccaaccaccaccacagctgCCACAACAACAACGACAGTGTCACCAACGACAACCACAGCTGCCCCAAAAACAACGACAATGtcaccaaccaccaccacagctgACCCAACAACAACTACAGTGTCACCAAGcaccaccacagttgccccaacgacagtgtcacccaccaccaccacagttaccacaacgACAATGtcaccaaccaccaccacagctgccccaacaacaacgacagtgtcaccaagcaccaccacagttgccccAACGACAGTGTCACCAACCACAACCACAGCTGCCCCAACGACAGTGTCACCAACCGCCACCACAGCAGTCACATTGACAGTGTCACCCACCACCACAACGACAGTGCCACCCACCACCACAACGACAGTGccaccaaccaccacaacagttgctccaacgacagTGACACCAACCACTACCACAGCtgccacaacaacaacaacagtgtcATCAACGACCACCACAGCTGCCCCAAAAACAACGACAATGtcaccaaccaccaccacagctgCCCCAACAACAACTACAGTGTCACCAAGCAACACCACAGTTGCCCCAACAACAATGACAGTGTCAcccaccaccaccacagttaCCCCAACGACAACGACAATGTCACAAACCTCCACCACAGCTGCCCCAACAACAACGACAGTATCACCAAGcaccaccacagttgccccAACGACAACAACAGTgtcaccaacaaccacaacagatGCCCCAACGACAACGACAGTGtcaccaaccaccaccacagctgCCCCAACAACAGAGTCAACCACAGCAGCCCCAACGACAACGACAGTGTCACCCACAACCACCACTGTTGCCACAACGACAGCAACAGTGTCACCAACGACCATCACAGTTGCCCCAACGACCGTGTCACccacgaccacaaca TCAACCACATCAAGCCCAAAGACAATGACAGTGTCAcccaccaccaccacagttgccccAACGACAGTGTCACCAACCACAACCACAGCTGCCCCAACGACAGTGTCACCAACCGCCACCACACCAGTCACAACGACAGTGTCACCCACCACCACAATGACAGTGCCACCCACCACCACAACGACAGTGccaccaaccaccacaacagttgctccaacgacagtgacaccaaccaccaccacagctgCCACAACAACAACGACAGTGTCACCAACGACCACCACAGCTGCCCCAAAAACAACGACAATGTCACCcacaaccaccacagttgccacaacaacaaagtcaaccACAGCAGCCCCAACGACAGTGTCACCGACAACCACCACTGTTGCCACAACGACAACAACAGTGTCACCAACGACCACCACAGTTGCCCCAACGACCATGTCACccacgaccacaacagttgcccctacgacaacgaca ACAGTGTCACccacaaccacaacagctgcccCAACAATAAAGTCAACCACATCAAGCCCAACGACAATGACAGTGTCAcccaccaccaccacagttgccccAATGACAGTGTCACCAACCACAACCACAGCTGCCTCAACGACAGTGTCACCAACCGCCACCACAGCAGTCACAACGACAGTGTCACCCACCACCACAACGACAGTGCCACCCACCACCACAACGACAGTGCCACCAACCACCACAACGACAGTGCCACCAACCACCACAACGACAGTGccaccaaccaccacaacagttgctccaacgacagtgacaccaaccaccaccacagctgCCACAACAACAACGACAGTGTCACCAACGACCACCACAGATGCCCCAAAAACAACGACAATGtcaccaaccaccaccacagctgCCCCAACAACAACTACACTGTCACCAAGCACCAACACAGTTGCCCCAACGACAACGACAGTGTCAcccaccaccaccacagttaCCCCAACGACAATGtcaccaaccaccaccacagctgccccaacaacaacgacagtgtcaccaacaaccacaacagatGCCCCAACGACAACGACAGTGTCACCCACCACCACCACAGCTGCCCCAACAACAGAGTCAACCACAGCAGCCCCAACGACAACGACAGTGTCACCcacaaccaccacagttgccaCAACAACAAAATCAACAACAGCAGCCCCAACGACAGTGTCACCGACAACCACCACTGTTGCCACAACGACAACAACAGTGTCACCAACGACCACCACAGTTGCCCCAACAACTGTGTCACccacgaccacaaca TCCACCACATCAAGCCCAACGACAATGACAGTGTCAcccaccaccaccacagttgccccAACGACAGTGTCACCAACCACAACCACAGCTGCCCCAACGACAGTGTCACCAACCGCCACCACAGCAGTCACAACGACAGTGTCACCCACCACCACAACGATAGTGCCACCCACCACCACAACGACAGTGCCACCCACCACCACAACGACAGTGccaccaaccaccacaacagttgctccaacgacagtggcaccaaccaccaccacagctgCCACAACAACAACGACAGTGTCACCAACGACAACCACAGCTGCCCCAAAAACAACGACAATGtcaccaaccaccaccacagctgACCCAACAACAACTACAGTGTCACCAAGcaccaccacagttgccccaacgacaacgacagtgtcacccaccaccaccacagttaccacaacgACAATGtcaccaaccaccaccacagctgccccaacaacaacgacagtgtcaccaagcaccaccacagttgccccAACGACAGTGTCACCAACCACAACCACAGCTGCCCCAACGACAGTGTCACCAACCGCCACCACAGCAGTCACATTGACAGTGTCACCCACCACCACAACGACAGTGCCACCCACCACCACAACGACAGTGccaccaaccaccacaacagttgctccaacgacagTGACACCAACCACTACCACAGCtgccacaacaacaacaacagtgtcATCAACGACCACCACAGCTGCCCCAGAAACAACGACAATGtcaccaaccaccaccacagctgCCCCAACATCAACTACAGTGTCACCAAGCAACACCACAGTTGCCCCAACGACAATGACAGTGTCAcccaccaccaccacagttaCCCCAACGACAATGTCACCAACCTCCACCACAGCTGCCCCAACAACAACGACAGCATCACCAAGcaccaccacagttgccccAACGACAACAACAGTgtcaccaacaaccacaacagatgccccaacgacagtgtcaccaaccaccaccacagctgCCCCAACAACAGAGTCAACCACAGCAGCCCCAACGACAACGACAGTGTCACCCACAACCACCACTGTTGCCACAACGACAACAACAGTGTCACCAACGACCATCACAGTTGCCCCAACGACCGT ctgcccCAACAATAAAGTCAACCACATCAAGCCCAACAACAACTACAGTGTCACCAAGCAACACCACAGTTGCCCCAACGACAATGACAGTGTCAcccaccaccaccacagttaCCCCAACGACAATGTCACCAACCTTCACCACAGCTGCCCCAACAACAACGACAGTATCACCAAGcaccaccacagttgccccAACGACAACAACAGTgtcaccaacaaccacaacagatGCCCCAACGACAACGACAGTGtcaccaaccaccaccacagctgCCCCAACAACAGAGTCAACCACAGCAGCCCCAACGACAACGACAGTGTCACCCACAACCACCACTGTTGCCACAACGACAACAACAGTGTCACAAACGACCATCACAGTTGCCCCAACGACCGT ttgccccAACGACAGTGTCACCAACCACAACCACAGCTGCCCCAACGACAGTGTCACCAACCGCCACCACACCAGTCACAACGACAGTGTCACCCACCACCACAATGA
- the LOC141282321 gene encoding uncharacterized protein: MTVSPTTTTVAPTTVSPTTTTAAPTTVSPTTTTSVTTTVSPTTTTTVPPTTTTTVPPTTTTVAPTTVTPTTTTAATTTTTVSPTTTTAAPKTTTMSPTTTTAAPTITTVSPSTTTVAPTTVSPTTTTVATTTKSTTAAPTTVSPTTTTVATTTTTVSPTTTTVAPTTVSPTTTTVAPTIKSTTSSPMTMTVSPTTTTVAPTTVSPTTTTAAATTVSPTATTAVTTTVSPTTTTTVPPTTTTTVPPTTTTTVPKTTTTTVPPTTTTVAPTTVTPTTTTAATTTTTVSPTTTTAAPKTTTMSPTTTTAAPTTTTVSPTTTTVATTTKSTTAAPTTVSPTTTTVATTTITVSPTTTTVAPMTVSTPTTTVAPTTTTVSPMTTTVAPTTTTVSPTTTTAAPTIKSTTSSPTTMTVSPTTKKVAPTTVSPTTTTAAQTTVSPTTTTPVTTTVSPTTTTTVPPTTTTTVPPTTTTVAPTTVTPTTTTAATTTTTMSPTTTTAAPTITTVSPSTTTVASTTTTVSPTTTTVATTTKSTTAAPTTVSPTTTTVATTTTTVSPTTTTVAPTTVSPTTTTVAPTTMTVSPMTTTLPQQ; this comes from the exons ATGACAGTGTCAcccaccaccaccacagttgccccAACGACAGTGTCACCAACCACAACCACAGCTGCCCCAACGACAGTGtcaccaaccaccaccacaTCAGTCACAACGACAGTGTCACCCACCACTACAACGACAGTGCCACCCACCACCACAACGACAGTGccaccaaccaccacaacagttgctccaacgacagtgacaccaaccaccaccacagctgCCACAACAACAACGACAGTGTCACCAACGACCACCACAGCTGCCCCAAAAACAACGACAATGtcaccaaccaccaccacagctgCCCCAACAATAACTACAGTGTCACCAAGcaccaccacagttgccccaacgacagtgtcacccacaaccaccacagttgccacaacaacaaagtcaaccACAGCAGCCCCAACGACAGTGTCACCGACAACCACCACTGTTGCCACAACGACAACAACAGTGTCACCAACGACCACCACAGTTGCCCCAACGACCGTGTCACccacgaccacaacagttgccccaacAATAAAGTCAACCACATCAAGCCCAATGACAATGACAGTGTCAcccaccaccaccacagttgccccAACGACAGTGTCACCAACCACAACCACAGCTGCCGCAACGACAGTGTCACCAACCGCCACCACAGCAGTCACAACGACAGTGTCACCCACCACCACAACGACAGTGCCACCCACCACCACAACGACAGTGCCACCAACCACCACAACGACAGTGCCAAAAACCACCACAACGACAGTGccaccaaccaccacaacagttgctccaacgacagtgacaccaaccaccaccacagctgCCACAACAACAACGACAGTGTCACCAACGACCACCACAGCTGCCCCAAAAACAACGACAATGtcaccaaccaccaccacagcaGCCCCAACGACAACGACAGTGTCACCcacaaccaccacagttgccacaacaacaaagtcaaccACAGCAGCCCCAACGACAGTGTCACCGACAACCACCACTGTTGCCACAACGACAATAACAGTGTCACCAACGACCACCACAGTTGCCCCAATGACCGTGTCAACCccgaccacaacagttgcccctacgacaacgacagtgtcacccatgaccacaacagttgcccctacgacaacgacagtgtcacccacaaccacaacagctgcccCAACAATAAAGTCAACCACATCAAGCCCAACGACAATGACAGTGTCACCCACCACCAAGAAAGTTGCCCCAACGACAGTGTCACCAACCACAACCACAGCTGCCCAAACTACAGTGtcaccaaccaccaccacaccAGTCACAACGACAGTGTCACCCACCACCACAACGACAGTGCCACCCACCACCACAACGACAGTGccaccaaccaccacaacagttgctccaacgacagtgacaccaaccaccaccacagctgCCACAACAACAACGACAATGtcaccaaccaccaccacagctgCCCCAACAATAACTACAGTGTCACCAAGCACCACCACAGTTGCCTCAACGACAACGACAGTGTCACCcacaaccaccacagttgccacaacaacaaagtcaaccACAGCAGCCCCAACGACAGTGTCACCGACAACCACCACTGTTGCCACAACGACAACAACAGTGTCACCAACGACCACCACAGTTGCCCCAACGACCGTGTCACccacgaccacaacagttgcccctACGACAATGACAGTGTCACCCatgaccacaaca ctgcccCAACAATAA
- the LOC141282322 gene encoding uncharacterized protein has translation MTVSPTTTTVAPTTVSPTTTTAAPTPVSPTATTAVTTTVSPTTTTTVPPTTTTTVPPTTTTVAPTTLSPTTTTAATTTTTVSSTTTTAAPTTTTVSPSNTTVATTTVSPTTTTVTPTTTTMSPTSTTAAPTTTTVSPSTTTVAPTTTTVSPTTTTAAPTTESTTAAPTTVSPTTTTVATTTKSTTAAPTTVSPTTTTVATTTTTVSPTTTTVAPTTVSPTTTTVAPTTMTVSPMTTTLPQQ, from the exons ATGACAGTGTCAcccaccaccaccacagttgccccAACGACAGTGTCACCAACCACAACCACAGCTGCCCCAACGCCAGTGTCACCAACCGCCACCACAGCAGTCACAACGACAGTGTCACCCACCACCACAACGACAGTGCCACCCACCACCACAACGACAGTGccaccaaccaccacaacagttgctccaacgacactgtcaccaaccaccaccacagctgCCACAACAACAACGACAGTGTCATCAACGACCACCACAGCTGCCCCAACAACAACTACAGTGTCACCAAGCAACACCACAGTTGCCACAACGACAGTGTCAcccaccaccaccacagttaCCCCAACGACAACGACAATGTCACCAACCTCCACCACAGCTGCCCCAACAACAACGACAGTGTCACCAAGcaccaccacagttgccccAACGACAACAACAGTGtcaccaaccaccaccacagctgCCCCAACAACAGAGTCAACCACAGCAGCCCCAACGACAGTGTCACCcacaaccaccacagttgccacaacaacaaagtcaaccACAGCAGCCCCAACGACAGTGTCACCGACAACCACCACTGTTGCCACAACGACAACAACAGTGTCACCAACGACCACCACAGTTGCCCCAACGACCGTGTCACccacgaccacaacagttgcccctACGACAATGACAGTGTCACCCatgaccacaaca ctgcccCAACAATAA